From the Solanum pennellii chromosome 4, SPENNV200 genome, one window contains:
- the LOC114073823 gene encoding protein WHAT'S THIS FACTOR 1 homolog, chloroplastic encodes MATWIYVKTPRNGYLSLCDAMFNFHLVRRFSLWSMKKDPDLEAVLHRNRRWVVNNQIKNIIMRCPDQVASVKYLQKKFKTLDLQGKALNWLKKYPCCFEVYLENDEYYCGMTKRMMFLAQEEESVKDMQEPLYADRLAKLLMMTRDQRLNVMKLNELRRNFGFPDDYLLRIVPKYPQIFRVVNHTGRRSSMEIELTAWNPDLAISAIETMAKKDGREPCFPCSLPPTWVKSLERFEDFNSTPYISPYSGFDGLVEGSKEMDKRTVGLVHELLSLTLWKKASIFKLGHFRRELCLPEKLNVLLLKHPGIFYVSNRYQIYTVLLREAYNGSELIEKDPLLVVKEKFGELMQEGLHEYNRRHYLLNLEKKRNRGMIMPKPEKRRNQSDETLEQEGGDLGGIFDPEERKRFYKVLFDDNTP; translated from the coding sequence ATGGCAACTTGGATTTATGTGAAAACCCCAAGAAATGGGTACTTGAGTTTATGTGATGCAATGTTTAATTTTCATCTTGTCCGAAGGTTTTCTCTCTGGTCAATGAAGAAAGATCCAGATCTTGAAGCTGTATTACATAGAAATCGTAGATGGGTAGTTAATAATCAGATTAAGAACATTATTATGAGATGTCCTGACCAGGTTGCATCAGTAAAGTATCTGCAGAagaagtttaagactcttgatCTTCAAGGCAAAGCTTTGAATTGGCTTAAAAAATACCCTTGTTGCTTTGAAGTCTACCTTGAGAATGACGAGTATTATTGTGGGATGACTAAGAGAATGATGTTTTTGGCTCAAGAGGAAGAGTCTGTAAAGGATATGCAAGAACCGTTATACGCAGACCGATTAGCTAAGTTGTTGATGATGACCCGTGATCAAAGGTTAAATGTTATGAAACTTAATGAACTAAGGAGAAATTTTGGATTTCCTGATGATTATTTGCTCAGAATTGTACCTAAGTACCCTCAAATATTTAGAGTTGTTAACCACACTGGGAGACGGAGTTCGATGGAGATAGAACTCACAGCCTGGAATCCTGATTTAGCTATTTCTGCAATCGAAACAATGGCTAAAAAGGATGGTCGAGAGCCATGCTTTCCGTGCTCGTTGCCTCCAACTTGGGTCAAATCATTGGAAAGGTTTGAAGATTTTAATTCTACTCCATATATTTCACCTTATTCAGGATTTGATGGTTTAGTGGAGGGTTCAAAGGAAATGGACAAGAGAACAGTGGGGTTGGTGCATGAATTGTTGTCATTGACCTTGTGGAAGAAAgcatcaattttcaaattggGCCATTTTAGAAGAGAATTATGTCTACCAGAGAAATTAAATGTTCTTCTGCTCAAACATCCTGGAATATTCTATGTTTCTAACAGATACCAGATCTATACAGTTCTCCTGAGGGAAGCATATAATGGGTCTGAACTGATCGAAAAGGATCCTCTTCTTGTTGTCAAGGAGAAGTTTGGTGAATTGATGCAGGAGGGACTCCATGAATATAATCGCAGACATTATCTATTAAATTTGGAGAAGAAGAGGAACAGAGGCATGATAATGCCAAAGCCAGAGAAAAGGAGGAACCAAAGCGACGAAACATTAGAACAAGAGGGAGGAGATCTAGGTGGCATATTTGATCCGGAAGAGAGAAAGCGGTTTTACAAAGTTCTGTTTGATGACAATACTCCATAA
- the LOC107015750 gene encoding LOW QUALITY PROTEIN: protein MITOFERRINLIKE 1, chloroplastic (The sequence of the model RefSeq protein was modified relative to this genomic sequence to represent the inferred CDS: inserted 5 bases in 4 codons; substituted 2 bases at 2 genomic stop codons), with translation MLPFGGGLTPRYLKDDEIILVCAISVFPLLSRTFHVLFKNSLRLKEHLCGITGAFTYGCLHPLDTIKTKPQTKGXSEIYSGTIDVIVKTFQSKGCLGYHNGVSAVIVGSTSSSAVYFGNCXKFPVYSSVLTPPKAGAXGRIGSSAIMALKELITHRIQSGAKGRSWQVLMRILEKDGILGLYAGYSATLLRNFSAGALSYSLFDXLKGAXLEPFQSVCCGALVSASLTMLLVVVKTRSMIQFDSEPANKVDVAMVTGVLATVRQILKGERXTGFSMGMGPRVFHSACFSALRYFAFETARCTILDQYLKHKELESLVPAEEHMHPMSI, from the exons ATGCTCCCATTTGGAGGGGGGTTGACTCCAAGATATCTGAAGGACGATGAAATTATTCTTGTGTGCGCCATATCTGTTTTTCCTCTGCTTTCTAGGACCT TTCATGTGTTGTTTAAGAATTCTCTGCGGTTGAAAGAGCACTTATGTGGCATCACTGGTGCATTCACATATGGGTGTCTCCACCCACTTGACACTATCAAAACTAAGCCGCAAACTAAGG TGTCTGAGATTTACAGTGGAACAATTGATGTCATTGTCAAAACTTTTCAAAGCAAAGGGTGTCTTGGATATCACAATGGTGTTTCTGCTGTAATTGTTGGGTCCACTTCTTCCTCAGCTGTGTATTTTGGGAATT CCAAATTTCCAGTATACTCTTCTGTGCTTACTCCACCCAAAGCTGGGG AAGGGAGGATAGGGTCATCGGCTATAATGGCGCTGAAGGAATTGATTACCCATAGGATTCAGTCTGGGGCTAAAGGGAGGTCTTGGCAGGTATTGATGAGAATCTTGGAAAAAGATGGAATCTTGGGATTGTATGCTGGATATAGTGCTACATTGTTGAGGAATTTCTCTGCTGGGGCCTTGAGTTATTCATTGTTTGATTAACTCAAGGGAGC TTTGGAGCCATTTCAGAGTGTTTGTTGTGGGGCACTGGTATCAGCTTCACTAACAATGCTTTTAGTTGTGGTGAAGACTAGGTCGATGATTCAATTTGATTCTGAACCTGCCAATAAGGTTGATGTCGCTATGGTTACTGGCGTCTTGGCTACTGTTAGACAGATATTGAAAGGAGAAAGGTGAACTGGTTTTTCAATGGGAATGGGCCCTAGAGTATTTCATAGTGCTTGTTTTTCAGCTCTGAGGTACTTTGCATTTGAAACAGCTAGGTGTACAATTCTGGATCAGTATCTGAAGCATAAGGAGTTAGAGTCTTTGGTTCCCGCAGAAGAGCATATGCATCCCATGTCGATTTGA